Within Crassostrea angulata isolate pt1a10 chromosome 2, ASM2561291v2, whole genome shotgun sequence, the genomic segment AAGGAGTTTCGTTCATTTCTTTAACAGACATCTGCACTCATATGTTAACAATATGCTTGCATCCTAGGAGCAGCGGGTACGTGTTGGCGTTTGTGTGTATTGATGATAACTGACATCGGTCTATATACAGTGTACGTTCATTAAGTTACCAACCTCAGACATGTcttattgtatttcattttcgtCATCTTAAGGTAAAGTTTAGTGAGATGGTGTAGTTTAGTGAGATGGTGTATGTAAGCAATGAAGGTGAAAACGTTTTTATCCAGGGAGTAATCCTCAGAAAAAtgcatctttattttttctttagttaTTAGGGATGATGATACAGTTGTTTTTGAGTCTAATGagacataaaaaacaaaacaattaaaacaacaaaataacaaagataAACATACAAGTAAGTAAAGCGTGTCTTTatggttttttaaataaaatctttaattttcaaatactCCAGTGCTATGCCTGTGGTATGTAAGCCCATACTTGTAACCATGGATATGTTGTAGTTCCTTTCATATAATTACTAATCAGTGGTGAAAGATAATCCGATTATTCAGGTTGATGATAACATTTGGATATGGCGGGAAAAGGGTATGTGCCAAAACATAAAGATACAATATACAGGAAATCTAACAACCTAGATATTATGCAATTATACAAAAGTTGTAGTCGCAAACATACCTATAACAATGTAGTTGCACAGAAGAACAGTAATGATGATATGCAGACAATGTTCCACAAATACGAAGTTTCACCATTCGCATGGCAGCACTAAACATACACTATATGTATTTTCGGATCCAGATACGAAAAATCAAACATTTCCAGAAAATACTAAAACGTAATTAACATATAAAGGGGAACTAACTATGATTAATAGCACACTTGTCCACATTAAATTCTCAACTGCATAATTTAAAGGTTTATCTTTCGAATACATGAAAAGAGTATGTagaaaaatttcttaaattagttttgtgagactctaaaataaagggaGGTAACTCCAAAAACATCCTGATTTTACGCGTgcagaatttcatgaatttattaGCAGGTAATGTAACTCTTTAAAAAGCTGATGAATGTACCATGAACATACTATAAAACGATTCCTTAGGACTTACTTtgaaaatgcacacaaattaaAATGGCTGATGTATTTGCAATTTGTTGTTAGGGGAGTCTAAAATACATGAATGTACTGAATTTAGAGGCATCCTTTTGTAAATTTTCCTCATGTTATGAGTGCCAAATAAATTCTTGtattaagttacatgtgcattatttttaaatattcacaAAATTCACAATTTCATCTTTCTAgtgatatatatagatatatatgtcacatgtttttacaatttatttttataggggTCAGTTTTGCTTGTCCCTCATTTAAAAACATCCTTATAaccttacatataaaactgtgtgTTGCACCCTAATGACAATCAATTCACCAAAACTACTAGAGCAAAGATTCAACTCCACATAGACacaagaaattgattttttaataataattttcaccTGGTCAGCACCGAAAACATTGAGAGCAAATatggtttattttttaacttaaaacaaCACAGATCAAAACGATTTGGTATTTCCCACAAGTgttaatcattttcaatttaataaagTGTGGGTCTTTAATGATCAAATCTTCAAAACTGTACTTAAGATAGAGCCAAAGAGGACTTTGTAATCCATGTGAAGAGTAGTTTCAGTGTTGAAGGTAAAGCTTGCtacactgaaataaaaaaaatgtaagcagtcaacattatttacaatacaaagataaatttcaaaatatttcacatgCTTTTGtcttcatttatttaaattcattattaTCTGTGTATTGTCAATAAAACGTACCATGTTGGAAATCTATAATCTTATGAAATAACAATGTAACCCTTTATATTACGGTATTAATacgaaattgttttaaaatataaacagcgAATCTTACAGCAAAggattaatttcaaaaatgaacttTCTTGAATAGACGGACTGCAGTGAGACACgtaataaatattcaaagttGCGATCACATTGCGAAAACATTGATGTTCTTCTGTATCTAGCTGACGTCATCCTTATGTTTTCCTTCAAGTTAACATGTATTGTCAAATTAGTATTGTTTTACGCAAATAGAGTACCAGTATTAACTATCTCCGATCCTCGGCAaagttcgataactctaaattatccggatttcttttatttgtacaataaaTCTGACTTTTATACAGACAAGTTTAATTTAGTATTCTACTCCTAGTATAACCACCAGTCACATTATATGCTTGGCGTAGTGGATTTACGGAGCTTTCCCACTTATATACATCTTGCCATCGATGCACCGAACTTTTTGTAAGACTCAacttgtttcttttttccattatacaaatatatcCATCATAGGCGAATTtgcaattactttgtaaaatgcatggataccctctaaaaacattcattttatatcatttcatttataaaggtGGAAAGAATAATATCAttcttatgatgaaaaaaaattctttgaggctgaggatcggagaaccttaaatgaaaagtaaaaaataaatgtcattttcTAAAGTTCTTTTATTGTACATAAAATCCACAACAACATTATTtaaagcaaacattttttttttgttttactataAGTTAGAAACGTTGTTTAGAGTAAATAACAACATATTACGTTAACTTTTTGCCGCACATAAATTTGTACGAGCGTTATAAACCAATAAAATATAGTCCATATGATAAATTTTGTCACAGGAAAAAATGGGTTGTACTTGCTTGTTGTCACATTTTGTTGTTATCGACACAATGGGAATTTGTAATTACTATAACCGAAACTGTTAGTCATATATCATGCAGATGCAGTATCCATATACAAGATTTATAAGTGAATTGTTTACAAAAGCAGGCACAAGAGAagcttttaatatttattgtatGACATTTAGATGACAGTTTTGAATAACTTCCTTTTATATGTAAGAGGGTTTTGTGGTCAATGGCCTATCTGTATAATCGACTTTAAACTTTTGTATTTGATTCTTATCTTATTTCAACAGGGATTATTTTTCAAGCACAGAAAATAATACGAGATACcgaagttgccccccccccctcccaattttCCTTCAATATTGGGAGCACAGACTCGGAGTTAAATACATTTGCATCGCCCATTTTATTTGCATGCAAAACAGTTttgccaaaaatgtttttatgccaAAGTATTAACGATTTTTGCGACAACAGCACACACATACACAAACAACACATTGGCGAATTGTAGTATTTCTTATGTATCTAAAGATATTCTACCTGGGAAATAAAATtgacttaaatatatatatttcattttattttaacaacagcaacatgtattattttcaaaaaaaagaaatgcacTAATTcgtgattcaaaatattattaaacaaGTAACACACTaatgttcatttttaattggAGATTTTTATCAAAGAGAGTCCTTATTCAATTTGTTTGTGGAAATAGAATGGTCATAAAACCCATGGCTTTTAAGGATGCttcaaagtaaataatatttgtaaattgaaaccggtaaaacatgaaaatgaatGTAGATCCAAATTAGTTTATATTTCCCCGAAACTCACCAGATGATACAATGTAATCTTATTTTAATCGAAGCATTTATAGTATGATAAAAAtcatctaaatttaaaaaatctaaaaaaaaaaccaacaaaaaacccaacaataTAACAgcaacaacaataacaacaataacaataacaacaaaaagAACAATAATACCAAGACGTTCGACACTTTGACAAACTATAATATTTagcatgcatatatttttttctacttaaggtggaataacacacctggtaaaagtcactcaaattaacagtgaATTGCTTGATTATAAAAGGATGAGCGGTCAAAGAACCATAAGTAAAACAGACATAGAAACATACCAGTTTAGTTTTTTGGGGGttacttataatttttaaaaggaaaaaaatctaataattctAGATTCAGAATGTGAGTAACAAGTTTGAACCTGTTTTATTTTAGAGTATTTTTTGTgcatcattattttaaattgacTGTCGCATGGTTCCACTCTAATGATCGCAAATTTCCATTTAATTGTCCATGATATATCACTGATGCCAGCGCATCTTTTTAAATGGAAGGTGTTAATTGATAAATCATTGGACCAATCACTAAAGTAATCTATAGGATCGTTTTCAAAGAATGTATAGCAGACAAACtgtttaagtaaaaattaaatttaaaaacatttaacagtgatttatttaatttaactgTACAAGtgcaatgaataaacaaaataaagttaaatttcCATTATATCACTTTTTGGGGGGAAAAGTGAATATAATTCAGAACCTTGTTGACAGTTTATCTGATACGGTCCTTACCAATCAAACCCAGATAAGTTTGATTACTCAATCTAGAAACAAAGACCATGCGACAAAATGGTTGCTACACCGTTGCCTTGGGCGCGCAAAGCGCGCCCTTGTCAAGCCGTGTAACAACCCTTACTTGCATATCCATATTGAGAACTACTTAGAAGGAAAATgcgttgttacatgtattgccTTTTTTAGGTGCGATACTGTTAAAAAGCAATTTAAATctcaaacaatatatatttttgtaacgtGTAAGTGATAGATGTTTTTGTATTCCATTTaagaatcattaaaaaaaaagaaatttaggaaaaaaaacctaattattttagattttaactATAATCGTGACATGATATTGAAATCCCATTCTAAAAGGGGatgtcaaagaaaaatattgatatacatgttaGAATCCTTAGAAAAACGAGAACAACACACAATTAAACAACACTTTAACAAACTATTGTATTAAATATGAATCTAAAAGTACTTTACTTTGTAGTATGATCCTCAATCAATTGCATTGCTATAATATATAGATCCTACTCGTAGTGAAATACGCTATAGTGGccaatacttttaaattttgctaTACGGATAAAACGGCAATTATTTcgatcaatatttttgtaatttttaaggaACAAATGCtcatatttgataaaacatattgaaaaaaataatgtgtttaagtttgttttttttttcaacatgctTGGCATCATAATGAAGTtacatttaaaagtaaacatttaaggattatacttttcatttttttttttaaacagatacaacaataacaaaaacaatagcaacaatattttaacaaactataATGTTTTGTATTTGATCTATATGAAATTCTAACAAAATAGCTACCGTtctaggaaaaaaaaaacccacacgtGTTTCAATGTCGGAACGgtaaaacaatttcaattttatggATATATAATCTCATATTTATGTTAAAGTACAATTGCCTAATCAATAATCAACTGCttggtttgaaatgtttcttATGTCTGTTAGTTTTCTGATACCTGTTGGTACATGAATACTGAGTAAAAATATCATTCCAGTTGTTTTTCTTGTCCTACACggatttttagaatttttaatattcaaaatctagaaaaaaacccattaaaaatGCACTTACAACTTTCTCTCTACCAAAACACACTgtaatcataataaaaaaaaaaacttctgacATAAAAGCctaaatttgaccaaaatcaatCTCATGATAATAACTTTCATTTCTGTCATGCATAACAGGATCATAATAATTCTAAGGATGAGTTATGACCTATGTACAGATTTATAAACTAtgtacaggtaaaaaattttctttcaacAAACAATGTTACACTTGTACATCTAACATTCTCGCGATGCCTTCTTTTGCCGTTAGTCTCGAAAAGTTATTATTTCGAGGTTTTACTTTGTAACactaaatatttaacaatttgCATCGAGTGTTGTCtgtgaaaatcattattaaaaatgaatcgGCTGACACGAACACCGCTAATTGTTTCCCGCTATAATCCGCTTAATTATTAATCTTAATGTCTTTTTAAACACATGAAACTCATGTCTTGTCGggtaatcttttaaaaaacatggaTTGATTACCATccattgttttacaaaatggCAAACAAGTAAAAGTTTgagaaaaaatgttataaagccTCCCAATCCCCTTACTATATGTACCTCATGGTGTTAATTTAAATAGACCCAATCTGAACCAAATATTTCAGGTTCTACAGCAGTATCGCACTAAAACCATATGCAGCATAAGTTTTAACTCCCGAAAACATGAGTCCAAAATGTTCCCCACAAGTTGTAGACACAGAAATTTCACCCTCCGGTACTCTAATAGACCTCACGTTGTATGTTAAGTTCATAAATGATACATTTTCTTCAAATACAATATTGCTTCCGTTTGTCAATGTGTTGTTAATTCGGATAGAATcttttaaagattgttttatcATAATAGTTACATAGTTAAAACTGAAACCGGATGGTACCACTGTTTTGTAGTAATCAATGTATTGATTTATCCCCGGAACAACCGTCATGGAAGGATCGCCCATTGTAGATTTGCTAGAGCGTAAACCAAAACTGGTGACAGTTATAGGTGTCTTTGATTCAATCACACACGCTCGTCTACTGGATAGAATCGTGTCGAAAGAATCCAATTTATTAATTGTTACTGTTTGAGTTATTCCATTAACTGTGTACATTATGTTGCTGCTTTCTGTCGCTGTTATACGAACCTTTGTTCTTCGATCGTTTGTATTTGGGGGTACTATGTATGTTTTGTCTAATTCTCTAGTTGGAATTATTTGTTGAATAAGATGATCACAGGCGCCAATATTTTCAAGCCTATTACAAGTATTTCCCGAAAAAACTGCGATAGGTACAGACGATTCAATAACTGTTCCTGTCAAATCCGTTTCATGGGAAATCTGATATGTTTCAAATCGATCAAGTGTTAAATTGTATACATCGCCATTCAAAAATGACTTTCCATCgatatacaaaaaaatgtttcgTTTCATCTTAAAAGTTATTGAAACTGACGTGTTATTTTTAAGAGCAGCTATAGCAAACTGACTCTTCTTCTTTGATGTTGGCTCTGTCGATATTACAACGTAATGGGTTGCCATTTTATGTAGTGGAACAATTGCAGTGCTTCCAATAGTATCAGGAAGATGGTCATGACTAACGACAAACACATCATCAAACGTTTCGATGAAAATTGACTTCACTTCTTTCCTAAAGCTTTCCAGTTCAATTGCAGATGGAATGATAATACGATGACTCGAAGGTACGGTAATCATTTTATCTATCTGTTGTTTAAGGGAATGGTCTAGACGTGACGATGTTGTTATATTCAGGAATGCACCTTTCTTGGATGAAAAGTAAATATCCTTCATGGGAATGTCTATATGTGCCATAAACAAAACGATAAAACCAGTTTTCTCATGTTCTGCAATGGAAtggaaaataatattatatacatgtacaaaataggttaatttgaaattcatcaGTAAGAAAAAGTGATTGTATTTGATTGATCAGGAAATAGTAGATCCAAAAAGAATTATattctttcaaataatattaacaatgatttctttcgtttttatttatatataatttttgaaaaaaaattaaaacaatgtataaatatttgtgCTCGATAGTATATGTGCCTCTCATcatcaattatatttttctgaCATTCTTTCTTAAAACAATTTTGGCATAAGAGATACTTTTGGCTTGTACAGTGTTATAACATAGAAACTTTAACTCATATTCTTAGATGATTGATATATGGACATGTTAAATAAATTGTACGATATACTTAGTTTGATGAACTCGGCAAACTTTGTTACAAATGTTTGCGCacgagaaaataaataaaaaaccaacaacactaacatgttttcttatatatgtacaaatagTCCGACTGTTTCGCGTTAAAGCGTGTAGGAAGTAATACTCGCTGTAGTTGGTGTATCAACAATTTAACTGTTCattattcaatttcaatttgtttaaaaagtgGCATTTCATTATTAAACACCATATACATACCATTAAGTATTACAGAAGGATCGAAGAAGAAACGCAATCCATTTTCAGAGCCTGTCATACATGCATGCAAGGGATTGCATGAAGCAAAGAGAAGACACATGCCCGTAAGTAGGTTGAAGTTGAAACAGTTGCATCCATTACCACAAAGTGCGCTGCAACTAAGGAGAGAGACCGTTGTCTTGCTGTATAACGGTTCTTTAATATACACTTTGTTGTCAAATTCTGGGTAAGCCTGGTAACTTTGGAAGTTTTTGGCTTGTGTAAGTcgcagatacatgtacattatcaaCAACACAAAGTGAACAACAGATGGCTCCATGACTTGTAAAGTATATTTACTAGTATGATAAACCTTGACTTTAAAAACAAGTAAGTTCTCAATAAATTTCACCCGGATCTTTTCTATGTCCATAAATTGAAGTTACACAGATATCACAGTATTCCATTCAAAAATCTTCTAATCTGGTGACGTTGAATAGAATTcggatttttttcttatatttcctacctctttatttcaaattaagcTAGACAGTCATATGAACGGTTGTGTATTAAAACtttgtattaaaatgtattaaaacggtcgtgtattttttttttcgagtaTTGATACAATCTATTGATTGACAGGTGTCAGTGTGTAATAGTACCCATTCCAGAAATGTGAAATTAATAGCCAAACATTTTTTTGCGAGTTAATTTACATAAATGCGTGTGTCAAGCGATGATACATTTTCAAAtggatatttatttaaaacgcTTAGAATCCCAGTTTGCAATATTTAccctttgtttttgttttctgtggttttttttttgtttttgttttttattatttagaggtttaacattttcatcatcatttATAGACCACTGGGAGAGTCATACTCTCCATTAAAGTAGAACgcttcaatttttaattttaatgatttttgatTTCATAGTCTTCATCCGAACTTATTATTCACAGAAAGATAAAGAAGTCAATATTTCAGTGACCATATCCCAATGAATCATTTATAAACTTCTCATTTCtcaactttaaaatttgttcttgtaattttatatttaatgaattgctgtttatttttttctgaagtaAGTCTATACCTTTCACGGAGCATGACACTGTCGTTTAGAAACACAACCACACGACACGATTCCCATATGTTCTTCTTTTGTAGAGTTGACATTTTATCAATTCATATTTCTGCGAACGTTTAAATCGGTAAATGTGGTATCGATTTTTTGATACAGAATTTGAAGATACCACACAGCTGAATCACTCAAACTGAGAGTCGTAACATGTAATAGAAACAGATGTTGACAATAGTGTTCCAATCCTTTTTCTCCCCCATCTCTCTTTTGAAAAGCATACTGTATATTGCTAATTGAACGCGAGTAATTAAtgtccgcgtaaaatcgcgagaagccctcgtaaatttaaaaatctcactttaatttttagaaactttttagaattttttagaAGTAAAGGAATTATAACCAAAAAATGGTgattgcgattttatattctcgcga encodes:
- the LOC128174322 gene encoding IgGFc-binding protein-like — protein: MAHIDIPMKDIYFSSKKGAFLNITTSSRLDHSLKQQIDKMITVPSSHRIIIPSAIELESFRKEVKSIFIETFDDVFVVSHDHLPDTIGSTAIVPLHKMATHYVVISTEPTSKKKSQFAIAALKNNTSVSITFKMKRNIFLYIDGKSFLNGDVYNLTLDRFETYQISHETDLTGTVIESSVPIAVFSGNTCNRLENIGACDHLIQQIIPTRELDKTYIVPPNTNDRRTKVRITATESSNIMYTVNGITQTVTINKLDSFDTILSSRRACVIESKTPITVTSFGLRSSKSTMGDPSMTVVPGINQYIDYYKTVVPSGFSFNYVTIMIKQSLKDSIRINNTLTNGSNIVFEENVSFMNLTYNVRSIRVPEGEISVSTTCGEHFGLMFSGVKTYAAYGFSAILL